A DNA window from Ignavibacteria bacterium contains the following coding sequences:
- a CDS encoding KpsF/GutQ family sugar-phosphate isomerase: MIQSIIEKAKEIIRIEANAIASLEKRIDNNFISAIEIILKSNGRVIVSGMGKSGIIGRKIVATLNSTGTPSMFLHPSDAVHGDLGMVREGDVVVCISKSGDTKELLPLLPMFKRVNAKIISLVGNINSPLAINSDVVLDCSIEIEACPHDLAPTSSTTAALAMGDALAIVLLEQRNFSAEDFALFHPGGNLGKRLLLKAEEIMMSGDAVPKVKQNVFLRDAILEMTSKRLGATCVVDESNRLVGIITDGDLRRLLQRTTDVSNITAEKAMTKNPKTIRKEILAAVVLQEMEEFNITQIVVVDEFHHPIGMIHLHDLVKAGLGENL, from the coding sequence ATGATTCAATCAATAATCGAAAAAGCGAAAGAAATTATTCGCATTGAAGCAAATGCGATTGCAAGTTTAGAAAAGCGCATTGATAATAATTTTATTTCTGCGATAGAAATAATTTTGAAAAGCAACGGTCGTGTGATTGTATCGGGAATGGGGAAATCTGGAATCATCGGAAGAAAAATTGTTGCAACGCTGAACTCCACCGGAACGCCATCAATGTTTCTTCATCCGAGCGATGCGGTTCACGGCGATTTGGGAATGGTGCGCGAAGGCGATGTGGTTGTATGCATTTCCAAAAGCGGCGATACGAAAGAATTGTTGCCACTTCTTCCGATGTTCAAGCGCGTGAATGCAAAAATAATTTCGCTTGTCGGAAACATCAATTCGCCGCTTGCAATAAATTCTGATGTCGTTCTCGACTGTTCTATTGAAATTGAAGCGTGTCCGCACGATTTGGCACCAACATCATCAACAACTGCCGCGCTCGCAATGGGTGATGCGCTTGCGATTGTGCTGCTCGAGCAACGAAATTTTTCCGCAGAAGATTTTGCGCTGTTTCATCCCGGCGGAAATTTGGGAAAACGTCTGCTCTTGAAAGCGGAAGAAATAATGATGAGCGGCGATGCAGTTCCGAAAGTAAAACAGAATGTGTTCCTGCGTGATGCAATTTTAGAAATGACATCGAAACGACTTGGTGCAACGTGTGTCGTTGATGAAAGCAATAGACTTGTCGGAATAATTACCGACGGAGATTTGCGAAGGTTACTTCAACGCACAACGGATGTTTCAAACATTACGGCGGAAAAAGCAATGACAAAAAATCCCAAAACAATTCGCAAAGAAATTCTCGCTGCAGTTGTGCTGCAGGAAATGGAAGAATTCAACATTACGCAAATAGTAGTGGTTGATGAGTTTCATCATCCGATAGGAATGATCCATTTACACGATTTGGTAAAAGCGGGATTAGGAGAAAATTTGTGA
- the lptC gene encoding LPS export ABC transporter periplasmic protein LptC, whose protein sequence is MKRYLLFVIRRLFSVESNTLRRDTNDQLQMTNYCFVFAVIFLCTSCEQKIQPSVVNQFETNAPSQESWNSEITISDSGRNRAIIFAGYVSVFENRSFTILDSGVIVDFFDEQGHHTSKLTARKGKVNDASKDLEAEGNVVLISDSGTVVETEKLFWNNTAQKVHSQEFVHITSPTEDIRGYGFESDQELRFYKIFRVAGKAKVKEE, encoded by the coding sequence GTGAAGCGTTATTTGTTATTTGTTATTCGTCGTTTGTTTTCCGTTGAATCGAATACGTTACGACGAGATACAAATGACCAATTACAAATGACCAATTACTGTTTTGTTTTTGCAGTAATTTTTCTTTGTACTTCCTGTGAACAAAAAATTCAGCCATCCGTTGTCAATCAATTTGAAACAAACGCTCCATCGCAGGAAAGTTGGAATTCGGAAATCACCATATCCGATTCGGGAAGAAACCGAGCAATAATTTTTGCTGGATATGTTTCAGTATTTGAAAATAGAAGTTTTACAATTCTCGACAGCGGCGTTATTGTTGATTTTTTTGATGAACAAGGTCATCATACTTCAAAACTTACTGCTCGAAAAGGAAAAGTCAATGATGCTTCAAAAGATTTGGAAGCAGAAGGAAACGTTGTTCTTATTTCCGACAGCGGAACCGTTGTTGAAACGGAAAAATTATTTTGGAACAATACGGCGCAAAAAGTTCACTCGCAGGAATTTGTTCATATTACATCACCGACAGAAGATATTCGCGGCTATGGATTTGAATCGGATCAGGAATTGAGGTTCTATAAAATTTTTCGCGTTGCGGGAAAAGCAAAAGTGAAAGAAGAATGA
- a CDS encoding type II toxin-antitoxin system VapC family toxin, with translation MIVLDTHIWVWWVQNSPRLTKRQIEILKANESSGLGISVISCWEIAKSIELKRLELPLPIEQWLEQALLYPGIQLLNITPQIAIESTRLPATFHRDPADQMIVATTRIFDCELLTADSKILNYPFVKLAL, from the coding sequence ATGATTGTGCTTGATACACACATTTGGGTTTGGTGGGTTCAAAACTCGCCACGTCTTACGAAACGACAAATTGAAATTCTCAAAGCGAATGAATCGAGCGGACTTGGGATTAGCGTAATTTCTTGTTGGGAAATTGCAAAGTCAATCGAATTGAAACGGCTTGAATTACCGTTGCCGATTGAACAATGGTTAGAACAAGCACTTTTATATCCCGGCATTCAACTTCTCAACATTACTCCTCAAATTGCAATCGAATCAACACGACTTCCCGCAACATTTCATCGCGACCCAGCAGACCAAATGATTGTTGCCACAACAAGAATTTTTGACTGCGAACTTCTCACCGCAGATTCGAAAATATTGAATTATCCATTCGTTAAATTGGCACTGTAA